The region ACTCTAATTCCTAGGCTTATTGATTTTAGCTGCGAATAGTTTAGCATTTTAGCCAAAAAAATAACCTCTCTCAAATCATTTATGTGACAAACACCGCTGCGTATTGAAGAATGGCCACACTGAGATGTTTAACTCGTAGAGTAAATACTGGTTAACATGCGATGTTCTGATAAATATTAATAACTAATGTTTTCAATATGACAAAAATAAGTTGCACAGAACACTGACCTTTGATATAAAAAGTCTGCGCTAGCAAGAACAATCAAGAAGCTCGTGAATCGGGCCAGAGAAATCCATACTCGCCCAGCGATAACCTTTGTTGCTGGGCAATTTTATTTATATTAAACTCAAATTACACCCTCCCAAAAAACTATTGCAACATTTTTTTTACTTTATCTGCTTAAATATACGAATAATGGTTGATTAATACCCTAGTTGTCACCTACATTAGAAGTCAGGAAAGACCTCTTAACTGGGAACTATCATGCTAAAACAATTAGAAAAAGTTGAACAAAGATGGGGAGGAGTAAATAACCTAATCGATCACTGGCTAAAAAACCGCCGTAAATTATTGATTAATTATTGTAAAATTGCGGGTATTCCTCCCTATGAGGCCACGCAAAAATCTCTCCCTGGTGTGATCTTAGTAAAAGAGTTTTGTGACCAATTAATGGACTATGTTTCTGAGGGGCATTTTGAGGTTTATGATCAAGTGGTAACAGCATGTGAAAAAAATGGTGAATCCAGCAAGGCATTAGCACAAAACTTAGTCCCTCGCATAAGTGAAACAACAGATTCGGCACTCGACTTTAATGATAAATATACAGAATCAGAAGATGATAAAGTGCTATTTCAACTCGATAAAGATTTGTCTTCTTTAGGTCATGCCATGGAAACTCGTTTTGAACTAGAAGATAAACTTTTAGAAGTTCTACACACTAAACATTCTTAGAAGATATGGCACTAACTAGCAACGATGACTTTTATCCCGAAGTCACCTTTTAAATACTGGACCCAGTATGCCGCGCAGTGACTGGATTCAACAACGTGGTTAATGGTGGCCCATTATATGAAAGCAGCCATTTGGGTGACTTTATTTCATGTACCTGCATAATCGTGTATGGACGGTATTCCCACTCTTAATGAGTATTCTTAATCAAATGGCTTGGGCCTATGGCTCAGTTTTATTCCGTTAAAATAGCAACGCTCTACTTAAACATTTTCCTCTTGCTATATACCCGCTTATTTATATGTTTTAAATAAAAATAACCTGTCTTTATTTACCGTATTTCTTAACCTATATTTAAATCACGATAATCATTAACAGGTTAAAAAATGAAGAGTTCATGCGCACTGATACTCATCACTTTCAATTTAATATCTAATGTTGCCTTTAGTGCTGAGCCTGATGACAATCAAGCAGAAGGCAGTATGGAACGAATTGTCATTACCGCCCAAAAAAGAGTACAGACATTACAGGATGTCCCCCTATCTGTCTCCGTTTTTTCTGGTGATAAAATTGATAAAGAAGGCACAGCAAATCTTGAAGAAGTCAGCTTTTCCATTCCTAATTTAACCATTAATGAATCCGGGATAAGCACTAATTTATTCATTAGAGGCGTTGGTTCAGGCGTGAACTTGGGATTTGAACAGACTGTAGGCACCTACATTGACGGTGTTTATTTTGGGCGTGCCCGCAGCGCACGATCTTCATTATTTGATATTCAACGCATTGAAGTACTTAAAGGACCTCAAGATACATTATTTGGCAAAAATGCAATTGCAGGAGCACTTAATATCTCAACACGTCAGCCAAGTTATGATTTAGAAGGCTATATGGAGGTCAATGGCGAACCTGAATTTGATGGACTCGGTTTTAAAGGTGCCATATCAGTTCCTATTTCAGACGAGTTAACCACCCGCTTTGCCTTAATGAAACACGTTGAAGATGGCTGGATTTATAATACTAATATCAATCAAACAGAACGCCAAAAAGATGATCTGATTTTTCGTACCACTTTACTTTGGGAGCCAAATGATGACATTGCAATGACCATAAAAGCAGAATACGGTCAACTCGATGCAGTAGGCCGTGCTGAAGTCACATCAAAATACCCTGATACCTTACCCTTATATGACTTGGCTAAAAATATCGATCCTAATTTTGGTGACGGTTTAAATTTAACCAAATCGATGGGAAGTACCACTGGTGGTTTTATGGGAGTAGAAAGTTCGGATAATGAAACAAATCTATTGAGCATGAATCTTAACATTGAATTCGACTCTGGTACCTTAACATCCCTTACAGCTTATAATTTCTATGAATTCAATGACCAAGCAGATGTGGATTACCTGCCTATCGACTTGATTCATATTTCATCTTTTCAAAGAAATAAACAGCTCAGTCAAGAAGTGCGTTTTACATCCAACACCATGAATGATTTTAGTTATATTGTTGGCCTATATTATCAACATAGCGATATGGATAGCCTGAGACGCACTGACATCGATGGCAATCTTGTAGGCGCCGGTTATAGTGGCCGCAGGAGTAATACCTTTGAACAGGAAAGCTCTAACCAAGCGATATTTGGCCAAGGCAATTATGAGTTTAATACAAATTGGACAGTAAACTTTGGCGCTAGACTTTCAAAAAGCAAAAAAACGTTATTTAAGAATTTATACATTGCCGAGCTCATGTCAGATCAAATCAATACTGACCAAGCAGCAATAGATATCTTTATTAATGGTTTGAATATTGTTCCCCATCAGTTTTCAACGGAGTCGAATCGTAATGGCGTCCCTGTTGAATTTGACCCAGTAAGAGAAGAAACCAATTTATCGCCTTCATTGAGTATTCAATACTTTCATGACAATGATGCCATGCTTTACGCCAGTATTGCGCAAGGCTTTAAAAGCGGGGGGTTTGATGAAGACAACAGTCTTGGCGATCCCGATAAAGAAGAATATGAAAATGAAGATGTGATTGCTTATGAAATTGGATCTAAAATGACATTGTTTGATCAATTGAGCGTCAATCTCAGTATTTTTAGAAGTGAATATGACAATATTCAAGTCAGTACTTATGATGGGCAATCAGGTTTCAATGTTGGTAATGCCGCCCAATCAATTAGCCAAGGCGTTGAACTCGATGGCCGCTGGTATATCAATGACCAATGGCATATCAATTATGCACTAGCCTATTTAGATGCCTATTATGATAGTTACACAGAAGGACCATGCACCTCTGCAGCGACAAACTGCAACGATGCTGGATTTCAAGATTTATCAGGTAAACCCTTACAATTTTCCCCCAATTGGAACGGTAATATTAATGTTCAATTTGAGCAAGCATTACAGGAAAACTGGTTATTGGTTGCTAATTTAACCCTTATCTATTCTGGTGAGCATCAAGTACCGGGAGATCTGGATCCTATACTTGCACAAGATGCTTTTTCTAAACTAAATGCCCGTGTTCAATTCGGAGATTATGATCAAAGTTGGTATATCTCTATCATAGGTAAAAACCTCACCGATGAAATCACTTCCAGCTGGGGCAACGATATACCTTTATCTCCAGGAGGCTTTTTTCAACATGTCGATCCCCCTCGTAGTGTAGAGATAGCACTCAACTGGAAGTTTTAATGGCTATTATCACAAGTAAGAGTGGTATCGATGAAATTATCAAGACCACTCTTAAGATAATCATTACTCAGGTAACAATGCCGTCATCATCTTTTGGCTCAATTCAACATGATATTGCAAGGTTGAGAATTGCTTAATGATCTTCTCTGGTCCAAATGCATACACAGGCAGAGGCGCGGCAGTATGAGTACCCGTTCCCCACACCACATTTTGCTCTGTAGATAAGGCCCTGCCGATTAAATTACCATGAAGCTCATCGCCATAAACGTAAAAAGCTTTAAAGTCATCGATCACAGGAAATTGCGCATCACCTAAGTAACGATGACCAGCGCTATAATAATCATTATTACCGCGTAGTGCGACTTTGGCTGCTTGCTCTGAGGTGACTTTAAATGCACTGTTTGGATTAATAACATCCGCCCAATCTTGACCAGTTGCGTTAGCTAATTCTGTCTTAGCTTTTACGTTATTCAACATGTCTTTGAAAGTGGCCGTTTGAGCATAAAACTTATCTAACAGCGAGAGTGCGCCAAAGTTAAACTTGGGTTGATAATCTTTACCCCGCATACCGTCGCCTGATAAACTTTGTGCTTCGGGTAAATTATGAGCTGAATAACTAAAGCCAAAACCACCGGTTTCATGATCGCCAGTAATGATAACCAATGTATCATCACGATCTTTAACCCACTCGTATACAGCATCAATGGCCTCATCGAATTTAATGAGTTCATGTAATAACCAGCCTGTATCGTTAATATGGCCAGCCCAATCAATTTGCCCGCCTTCTACCATCAAAAAGAAACCATCTTCATCTTTAGACAATACATCCAATGCTTTTAATGTCATATTGCGCAATGAAGGTTGAACGCAGCTGTTATTTGCCTTGCAGGCTTTATAAGCAATACCATCAGCCATCCCAGAGTTGGCAAAAAGACCGAGCAATTTAGTCCCTGTCGCCTTATTAAGTTGTTCACCATCAAAAGCTAAGGTGTAGCCGTGTTTATCTTGAGCTTCTAAAATCAAATTACGGTCATCTGTACGCTTTGATGCCTCATAAATTGCTGCAGGTGCCCCTACTTTTTCCATCGTGTTAATTGCTAGGCTATTTGTGCTAATGTCAGCGGGAAGAAATGCTCTAGCCCCACCGGATAAAAGTACATCAACACTCCCAGCTTCAATCATTTGCTCAGCGATTGCAGTCTCATGAGAACGATGAGGTTGATGAGATGCGAAAGCAGCAGGAGTTGCATGAGTCATACGAGTATCGGAGACCAATCCAGTCGCTTTACCTATTGCTTTAGCTTTTTCTAAAATAGTCTTGGTAATATCGCCAGCACGATCTAAACCTATCATCTCAGAACCAGAGGCTTTTCCAATAGCAAGTTGTGTGGCAGAGCAAGCTGAATCTGCAACAAGACTGCCATTAACCCCATATGGCGCACTAAGCGATAGCCCTAATTGCCCTGCTTCTGCAAATTTTGTTAACCCTGTTATGTTGCCTTTACCGTTATAGATTGAATGAGGTGCACGGCGAGCATATTCTTCCAGTAAACCTATCTGCTGGGCGCCCATGCCATCACCAATCATTAATATCAGATTTTTTACATGAGCCACTTCCTTTGGCATTTTCTCTTTTATTACTTCAGCTTCTTCCTTTACTTTAGTTATATTTTCATTATTACACCCTGTGATGAGTACAGCAGATATTGCTAGCATAAGTAGACTTTTATTCATCGTTATCATTATTATTCCTTATAGATAAATCAGAGTATGACTAACATTAGACGTAATATTAAAACCTTACCTTACCTTACCTTATCATGACAGCGAAACATTTTTACTAATGAGTTAACATTTATGTTTTACTGTCGAATAAAAAACCTAACCGTAAGCATTAATAATCAAAGGGGATTTAGCCAATTTTTTTTACAGAAAATAAAGTCATAAAAAACCCTACCATTAATGACAACTCACTTAGGCATACTTATCATATATATCACCCATTAGCTGCAACCAAAATTAAAAATATACTCTACAACTAGGATTTAATAAAATGTAATGTACTCTAGTCATATCATCATCGCAATGTTTTTATCATAACAAATGACAACACTAAATATTTAAATGCTAAACACTATTGTTATAATACGCCATTCACGATATATATATCGTGAGCATATAAGTTTAAAACGTTAAGTAAATATTTAACCAAATAACTGGAATAAAAATATATGCAATTTATTACTGTCTTTAAATTCATCAGTTTCAGTAATAAAAGCCTTTAAAAAGGAAAGGAAAATGCAAATTAAAGGAGTCCTACACGAACTCAGTAGAAGGTGGAAAGTTGATATCCCGACAAACTCACCCACTATTATCATTCAAGATAATCAACAAAAAAACTGGTATATTGATTGTCCTACCGACTCAAGTCAGTTAGTGATATATACATTTTTACTAGATAAGCCTACCACTTTCGAGGAACTTAGTTATTGGTTTTCGCTTAATGGAAATCGCAGCAGGATGCAAAGCGCCTGGATAGCCGAGAAGGATGAACAAATTTTGCTGGGCATATCCATGCCTG is a window of Shewanella sp. VB17 DNA encoding:
- the rsd gene encoding sigma D regulator, encoding MLKQLEKVEQRWGGVNNLIDHWLKNRRKLLINYCKIAGIPPYEATQKSLPGVILVKEFCDQLMDYVSEGHFEVYDQVVTACEKNGESSKALAQNLVPRISETTDSALDFNDKYTESEDDKVLFQLDKDLSSLGHAMETRFELEDKLLEVLHTKHS
- a CDS encoding TonB-dependent receptor, whose amino-acid sequence is MKSSCALILITFNLISNVAFSAEPDDNQAEGSMERIVITAQKRVQTLQDVPLSVSVFSGDKIDKEGTANLEEVSFSIPNLTINESGISTNLFIRGVGSGVNLGFEQTVGTYIDGVYFGRARSARSSLFDIQRIEVLKGPQDTLFGKNAIAGALNISTRQPSYDLEGYMEVNGEPEFDGLGFKGAISVPISDELTTRFALMKHVEDGWIYNTNINQTERQKDDLIFRTTLLWEPNDDIAMTIKAEYGQLDAVGRAEVTSKYPDTLPLYDLAKNIDPNFGDGLNLTKSMGSTTGGFMGVESSDNETNLLSMNLNIEFDSGTLTSLTAYNFYEFNDQADVDYLPIDLIHISSFQRNKQLSQEVRFTSNTMNDFSYIVGLYYQHSDMDSLRRTDIDGNLVGAGYSGRRSNTFEQESSNQAIFGQGNYEFNTNWTVNFGARLSKSKKTLFKNLYIAELMSDQINTDQAAIDIFINGLNIVPHQFSTESNRNGVPVEFDPVREETNLSPSLSIQYFHDNDAMLYASIAQGFKSGGFDEDNSLGDPDKEEYENEDVIAYEIGSKMTLFDQLSVNLSIFRSEYDNIQVSTYDGQSGFNVGNAAQSISQGVELDGRWYINDQWHINYALAYLDAYYDSYTEGPCTSAATNCNDAGFQDLSGKPLQFSPNWNGNINVQFEQALQENWLLVANLTLIYSGEHQVPGDLDPILAQDAFSKLNARVQFGDYDQSWYISIIGKNLTDEITSSWGNDIPLSPGGFFQHVDPPRSVEIALNWKF
- a CDS encoding alkaline phosphatase translates to MNKSLLMLAISAVLITGCNNENITKVKEEAEVIKEKMPKEVAHVKNLILMIGDGMGAQQIGLLEEYARRAPHSIYNGKGNITGLTKFAEAGQLGLSLSAPYGVNGSLVADSACSATQLAIGKASGSEMIGLDRAGDITKTILEKAKAIGKATGLVSDTRMTHATPAAFASHQPHRSHETAIAEQMIEAGSVDVLLSGGARAFLPADISTNSLAINTMEKVGAPAAIYEASKRTDDRNLILEAQDKHGYTLAFDGEQLNKATGTKLLGLFANSGMADGIAYKACKANNSCVQPSLRNMTLKALDVLSKDEDGFFLMVEGGQIDWAGHINDTGWLLHELIKFDEAIDAVYEWVKDRDDTLVIITGDHETGGFGFSYSAHNLPEAQSLSGDGMRGKDYQPKFNFGALSLLDKFYAQTATFKDMLNNVKAKTELANATGQDWADVINPNSAFKVTSEQAAKVALRGNNDYYSAGHRYLGDAQFPVIDDFKAFYVYGDELHGNLIGRALSTEQNVVWGTGTHTAAPLPVYAFGPEKIIKQFSTLQYHVELSQKMMTALLPE